The segment tatttatttttagtgcAAGTGCTATGAGAAAAGAATTTAAGATGATTTTTGATTTTCACTTTTTAACATCTACCTTTTTTCCTTGCTGCATTCCTTTTGGATTTCATCACTGGGGCTGCTTTTCTAGATGGACCACCAGGTGACTTTCTCTGACGTTGGGGGtgcagtttttcacaaagttcactcaaaggtTCATCATCTGAGCTATTATCTTCTTCCAGTGATTCTGTGTAAGAAAATAGAGTTAATAATAAGTATCTGCCACAGAGAACAGCAACTTTCTGTGGATGCTGCGTTACCATAGAGACAAAATTATTGTACCTTTCTGCTTTAAATCAACAGattttctctctgcagctttGGAGGACATCTTGGTGATTTTAACGAGTGGCTCATTGTCACAGCTGTCATCTCTATTTAAATCTGAAACAGTTACATATATCAAAAGATTTAAAGACATTCACAAAACTCAGAAAACAGCTGAAATATGATGACTTAGTGTAACCACCTGCTTTCTTGGTATTTGTGCCATTAGATTTGAGTAACGTGTCGtcttttgcttctgtttttttagGTGATGCAGAGATTGTCTTCTTTTTTATCAAAGGCTCGTCATCCGAGGAGTCATCTGAAGCTACAATGGGAGAAGATATAAACATACAAAATTAATTCCTTCTGCTTGCAAAGGTCACAAATATGTCaagttgaaaatgttttacttcAGCAGGCAGTATTGTTGGTGGTGTGTTGTATATGTTGTCCTCACCACTTCTGTCCTTTTTTGAAACACTGATGGAgctgtgtgtgtcctcatgtgACTGTTTCTCCTCACTGCATGACTTTATCAGGAGCTTCGAGAGAGGTACATCATCATCAGAGCAGGAGCTGCCATCCCCTGATCAGAGACACAGTGGGATAAATACTAGTCAATAAATCTCAAATTCAGTCCAGTGAAATGGTCATACActacaacaataaatacaaccCAGTAAACTACAGCTTTTCTGGTTTATATATCCTAATATTACTTTAAGTATTTTCCTGTACTTGGAGTCAGCTAAAGTTGACTCAGAAATATTAAACAAATTTATAGTTAAAGGTATATTGTGCAGGATTTTCTAAACAACAATGTTAAGACTCTGAAAGTTATCattctcaatcatcacttatgacccactctcaATGTCTGGCAGTTTATTTATCTGCTGAAACTCTGCCTTCTGCCagtattcttttattttattcttcttttgcTATGTTTAGGATGTGAATTTGTATTTGCTAGGATAACATACTCTgccttaccctgacattcttaccctaaccgtAATCagtctcactcctcttgcctaaacctgaccaacccaaccaacgaaggcaacgagtactagccatTTAGAAGAACAGTAGGGCAGCTCATACCCTCACTGTACTAGGAAACGCAAATTCCCATTAGAGACGTTCCTGAGCACAGTGCATAGGTGAGGTCGGGACtctataaaaaggtagtgatgAGGTGCCAGACTGTGAGCAACACACACCCAAagggaagctacaaaaatcgggaacacagtgctgaaaaacCCAAACATAGCAAACGACAGTGactctggggttggctttcactttctctgatgatactgtttacaaacagtaatgGACATTTCCTGGATATTATACCTTCAACTACACTTCAGCAGATAACGGGAGACTAATCAaagttaatttaattaaaaaaaaatgtaaaattgttTCTCCAGTGTTAAAACTCTTCCTAATATACAGTGAGCAAGCAAACCCTGGGGGATGGTGTGTGGAAAAAGTGTCAAGATGTACTACGAGCAACAACAACATTCAGGGGCCCATAAAGCCCTGAGCGGGTCAAAGCAGAGGCttgctgttgctctgaaaaTAGGTTGGAGATAGGCGTAGCTTCACTAAAACAGAGTCAGGGCAAGCACTTTTGACAAGAAGTAACATGTCGCTTCTTCGCAACTTCATGAGGAAACACTAAACAATCTGATGTTCGCTTGCTTGCTTGTTTGCATCGCATACAACTAGGAAGAGGGGTTATTGTCCATCCACAGGTGAATGCAGTCATTGCTTAAAAACTGGACCTTATTAAAGGCCAAAGACTAtttgtgaatttgtgtttttctttcactacAGACACAtccttatcatcatcatcatctgagctgctgtctgaggataagggtttttttttttaatccaagaGATTCATACTTAATTTAAATGAATACTTTGTAGCCAGTCTAATGAAACTGCTGCTTACCTTCTGGTGATTTGTCTTTAAGTTTTGgctgtgtttgcttgctgtttGCTGAAGTCTTCTGTTGTTTAGGAGTCTTTGTCAGCTTCGTCTTCATTGTTGCCAATGCTTCATCATCTGAGCTGTCACTGGAAGACTCTGTATATTTAACtagaacacacaaaacatatttatttttgtcaattttTGGTACAAGTGCCATGAGCAGCCCATTTTAGATGAATTCTGAAATCCACACCTACCCTTTTTCCTTGCTGCATTCCTTTTGGATTTCATCACTGGGGCTGCTTTTCTAGATGGACCACCAGATGACTTTCTCTGACGTTGGGGGtgcagtttttcacaaagttcactcaaaggtTCATCATCTAAGCTATTATCTTCTTCCAGTGATTCTGTGTAAGGAAAGGAAGTCAATTATAAGTATCTGCTACAGAGAACAGCAACTTTCTGTGGATGCTGCGTAACCATAGATAAATTTATCGTACCTTGCTGCTTTGAATCAACAGATATTTTCTTTGCAGCTTTGGAGGACATCTTCGTGATTTTAATGAGTGGCTCGTTGTCAGAGCTGTCATCTCTATTTAAATCTGAAACAATTACATATATCAAAAGATTTAAAGACATTCACAAAACTCAGAAAACAGCTGAAACATGGAAATGACATAATGTAACCACCTGCTTTCTTGGTATTTGTGCCATTAGATTTGAGTGATgtgttgtcttttgtttttttaggtgaTGCAGAGATTGTCTTCCTTTTTATCAAAGGCTTGTCATCCGAGGAGTCATCTGAAGCTACAATGGGAGAAGATATAAACATACAAAATTTTAGTTCTCTTTGCTTTCAATGGTCACAAATATTCATTCAtgtccataaccgcttatcctcttgagggccGCGGAGGGCTGGAGTTTATCCCAGctggcgagaggcagggtacaccctggacaggtcgccagactaccacagggctgacacacagagacagacaaccattcacgctcacattcacacctacagccaatttagagtcaccaattaacctatccccaacctgcatgtctttggactgtgggcaTGGAAGACAGAAGCTTCAGATACAAAGACTGCTCAAGGGACTAGGGTTTTAATAGGAACAGTGACTTAAGTGACACCTACATTTAGATCTGTGAGAAAGACATCAGTAAATAAGGCCAGAACTTGTGGTTGACAGCACACATTTTATGACCATGATGCTTGTGTATTAGTGCGATATAAGAAAAAATAGTAGAGCAACTCTTCTCAGGTGACTGAGAATGTCACTGTAGGATGTGATCAGCAAAACAAGTCCAtcaataaccacaaagagaggAATATTACAGTAAAGTTGCAGTGCATAAACCCCTCATTCCAAAGATTAATGCACATTTGAGAGTTCAGTTGTGCAAAAACCTACTGGTCAACAGTGATGTGGAAAATAAAGTGATCGTCAGATGAGTCATCCCTCACATTCTTTACAAGTGGGCAAGTGCATGTGTGGTGTACACCAAGAGAACAGTAAAGGCCTGAATACTTTACCCCTGCATAGGTGTTTCACACTGCTCTTAGTCAACGGCTAAGGAAGCAGTTAGCCTGGGACCGAGAAGGCATTCACACTGGCACATCCTCATGCATCCCAAGTGGGCTAGCCCCAACTTTAGCCTAGGGCTTGCTAAGTATGCTCCAGAGCAGGGTTAGCCCCAAATCTGCAGGGTTATCCCCTGAAAATGGATTTAATCCAGGTCTAAAAATTGCCAGCGTAAAAGAAGGCTgagtaaataatttaattttagaaTTTTAACACAAGTTACGTGTTTCAGCTGACATTTAACCTAGGGCTTGCGGATATGCCATGTAAGTCATATAGACCTGGGCTTAGGTTAACCATGggttaataatgtgtgtgtgaaaaggggCTAAGTTAGTCCACAGTCAACTCAAGGATGACCATGGATGACCTTAGCCCTTTATCCTTTTATGAAACATTTCTATCCCAAAGCAAATGGTTCTTCCAGGATGACAATGCCACCCATACCATCCATAGGGAATGAGGGGCCACTGAATGGTTTGGTGAGTATGAACATGATGTGAATCATATGCTATGGCCTTCATAGCCACCAGGTCTCAACCCAACTGAACACCTATGGGAGAGCTTGGACTGCCGTGTTGAGCAGCGCTTcccaccaccatcatcaaaacaccaaatCAGGGGGTCATTTTTGAAAGAACGATGTTTATCTAGAAACAGAAAGGGTGCTTCTTCCTCCAGTGACTTCAGAGACTTGGACATCAATGCCAAGGCACACTGAAACTGTTACGACAGCACATGGTGGTCCAACACCTACCAGAGACCCTTTAATGCTGGTGTTTCCTTTAAATTGTCATCCGTTTGTCCTGTTAGCTACTTCTACCGTTCAATCAGGTAAAAAAGGGGACAACCATTGGCATAGTCGTAGTTTACTGGCAGTTTTGAGCAGATTCATGACTTATCACAAGTAGAAATGGCATATTAAGTAATCTCACATATCATTTTGATCTCTCTGTTTGGTCTAAAATGGCGGCAACGCAGATCTTGTTATTGTAACGTTTATATTTATAAGCTAATTTAGCTTTTAGCTAGCATTACAACGCAGTCCCATTAAACGTCTGCCTCCTCAGCTATAACGTGCGctaattaaaaacaacattgtTAGTCTAACTACCTGGAGAGTCGTGAACCACAATACTGGGCACGTCAGCTGTGCTGcagtccatttttatttttttttctctcaagtCATGACTGTGAAATGGTCCCGCTTCAGGTTTAGATTAGTTTCTTCCGCTTCACTCTCTTTAGGGAAGGCGCAAGgcgtgtttcttcttcttctgtctttttttgacGGGTTACAACCTCATGGTAAAAAGGTGCATTCCGCTAATGACCGCCACCCACTGTATCGGAGTATGTACTTTGGTATGTTCCTGTCCCAGCATATCCCCTGTGAAGTCCCCAGGTGTTActttttttacagtggaaaaaaGAGATACAGTACTCTTTGCttttgtatttccattttatgcaattcttttgtacttttactccactatcTTTGTCCAAAGCTTTAGTTATTAGACTAGATAAAAGAATGATAAAAGCCATACCAATCAATGGTTAAAGAAGACAATTTGTACCCTAAGGTCTCTGCTAGGCTGAGGCAGCTTTACATCAAAGGAATTTACTTCTGTGACAATAATTGTGCAAACAGAGTTATTAGAAACTTTTTCCTAAAGGCATGTTTCCCTAACCCAGTAAAAAGAAATTATATTCTCAAGGAATTTGATGTtgaagaagttaaaaaaaagaataatttcaTTTCCACTTCCACTTTCTccaatggaggaggagaggtgaaattcaaaattttaaatgaaatttatCTAACGAAGAAATTCTTAAGATTGAGGTACATTTTTGGTACATTTACAATTGTACATTTTGAGAAAGGGAGATATTAATTTTTCTATTGTAAATCAGTGCAGTACTTCTGGAGTGACATGCAGTGTTGATATTGAGTTGTCACCTTTGACAGtgaagacagaaaataaggttGTGGACTTTGTTCTCAATATTGTCTTTTCACTGGGGGAATTTTTCATTCATAAAGATACTTGAAGACTAAATGCAGTTTGAACCATTGGAAGAATGAGTTAATCAATGAAACTTGTTAAAGACAAGCAAGCTCTTAAATTGTTTTCATTACTAAATATATTTAAGCTAATttaaaaaagccctgtttttgttttattagtatgttttctatatttttatttttgtgctatttctgtcattttgtatATGGTTTTTATATGTGTTTGCTCAGCCTGAGGCAGAAGCTATGTGATGAACAGGACTTGAAAATGTGCCTTGTTTATTTGTAGCCTACCTACAAAGTTCAATatagagttaaaaaaaacaaccaatttttCATATCCTTATAGGCCTACATTTCCTTCATAACTGTATGGTTCAACATTATTTTTCTACTTACTGTGAAgtaatatttacatatttttatatttcaatgcTACAAACTACCATGTGTGTATTACAATTACCCTGAGCAATCATTCATCATGGACATACAATATCTGAATGAGCACAGTGTGTATAGCCCATAACtgtttatgttattattttttttattcctattttattttacttgttttcttatttgtagtactttttcattttgcttttgtctCTTGAGTTGCTGTAACGATTGACTTTCACTGGTATGGGATTTTAAAAGACTACCTCACTTTATCTTGGTTTTGAATTCAGAgcttttacttgtagtggagtacaTTGAAGTTAAACATTCCTTGGTCAGATGTGGCCTACTGAAAAACTGACCGTATCCGGCCGTGACGTGTATTATCCGTTGCCACAGTAACCgtttgttttacatttgacaTTTGAGAGGCAAAATTAATGACGACACATTTggctgtttttcaaccacaagTAGTACGGTAAGatcaatatttatttgtttggttgttttgttttgtttttgccgtATTGTGTGTAATGTCTTTTTGGGTAAAGTTGTAACGCCAGTGAAAACAACCGGTGTCCGTCTCAAACCGAGTTACAGTAACGGCCACGTTAATTTCGAAGCTAGCTAACGTGAAATGCTAGCAAGTTGTAAaactctaaaaatgtatgtcaaCAGTCTTGGCTAACGTTACATGACTAGCTACTATTATAGTAAAAGATCAGAAGGttaattttatttgtcattttacaaCACAGAGTTGAActacaaaaaatgaaagcaatAGCCTACAACTGCATATAGTTGTGTAACCTTGAAACAAGAGAGAGACTTGTGTTTGTAGGGCTAACGTTATATCGAGTCATATGCAGGTTTAAGGGGTGTACCAACCTCTTTTTCTAGGCATTTGCAATATCCCCACCTATCAGCTAATAAGCAGTTGTAAAGGAGAGTAAACCCACTTGCTCCTCAGCAACCTACCCATCCAGTAATGCACTCATCTCATCAATTACTCCACTGAGTATATCTATCATAatgtaatctctcaagacagattctgcaattgtagttgtaaaggaagaaaaaaaaaagttttgttttgttttgttttttaccgatggatttccagattgatcataatgtaaataaggtaggagacaaaacaaaacaaagcaaaagtttcaaatattttttgacatgacattattcttttctttattttacattaaattacatGTTACATATTTAAAGACATCACTTTACCATTAACTTAACCCACTATTCAGTATCTGGATAGGGCTTTTCAGATATCATTTTGTAATGTTCTCAATGTTCAGTGCTTTTTcaatttaacaaaatatttgcaCAGGGTGTATTTAAGTGTTCATATTTCTTTCTCACATTTCTAACATAGATTAGTGGGTGTCTAATAAAACCTGTATAGTCTGATATGCTTTCTCAAATGGTTCTGAAGTGTTTCCAGTTCTCAGTCACCACAAGCAGCCACATTTTTCCCATTTCCTGATTATGTTTTTCCTACCTACCTACACTGTCAGTGATAAACCACCTGGGACGAACAATGTCTGTCCCGGATCGCAGTTCCCGGCAGGGTGTTGGACCCAGTCTTGTGAATATTGATGCTGTGCAGAACCACTCCAAGCTCTTCAGAGCAGACTGCATGAGGCTAATGCAGCAAGCTGACAAAGCATGCAAACTAATGCAAGGTGATGACAACAGACGACTAGGTAAGTAGGAGAACACAAATTAGGTGATCTGTGTTTAGCACTACAGGATGATGTTATAAAGATTACAGAAGtggactgttgtgttttttcctctgatgtTCAGATCAAAGAGTCAGTGACATCCAGTATCTGAAGAAGGAGTTGGAACTGCAGTTGGAGGAGATTATTGTGGAGACTGATGTCCTTATAGCACTGCAGAGCAGAGTGGTAAAAGCACTGGAGGCCTGCAAAGAGCCTCTTACAGTCACCACTCTCTGTCTGGAGGAGAGGTTAGGCTGAATCCTGAACAATCAGAAGACAAAAGCATAATATTTTGCTATTGTACAACTCAAAGTTCATACATCTCACCCTTTTTTAGATTTGGGAGCTATTGTTAGTTTTCAATAACATGAAGTTTCCACACCACTTTCTCTTACTATGAAGTGTACATATGAGAAACAAACAACTTGCTGCAGCGGTAAAGATAAGCAGATGAGTAATGTTCTTTTTGTTCTGTGGCCTGCAGAATGAAACGTTTCCCCTCTGATAGGCTACGTGATGATGTGGAAAGAGAGCTGCTAAAGGAGAAGGAGGTTATTGAGGGAGCGGCTTCTCTTCTGCAGAGTGTATTAGAGCAGATCACTGAGCAGATACGGTAAGAAAGATGGACTTCGACTATTTAGACTGTGCTTGACTTTTTTTGAAACCTGGAAGGAAAATCAAATAAGCAGATATGgttgccattaaaaaaaaaaagacaaaatacgTTATTTTGTGTTCCAGATTGAACCGATCTGCCAAGTACCATCTAGAGAAGGATCTGAAGGAGAAATCCAAGGCTCAGTGCATTGATAATTCCTGTGCCTTAAGGACTACCAATACCATCAACAACCTGCAGATCACCAATACTGAACTGCCGAGGTGAATTGATATGTTCTCGTTTTCTCCATGAAGACAGGAAAACTATATAACGTCTGTGAAAAGGCAGTTTTCAAGACCCTTTAAAATTATTTGAAATTAGTTGCATTTTCTACACAGATCTGGGAAGAGCAAAGACATTTTGTTAGTTCCAGGTCCTCATACTGTACGTTTTTTAaacttctccctctctcagctTGACAGTGACTCCAAAGCAGTGGGAGAAAATCTCAGACCTCAACATTGCCAAAGCAGTGCAGCAGAAA is part of the Epinephelus moara isolate mb chromosome 22, YSFRI_EMoa_1.0, whole genome shotgun sequence genome and harbors:
- the tekt1 gene encoding tektin-1 isoform X1; the protein is MSVPDRSSRQGVGPSLVNIDAVQNHSKLFRADCMRLMQQADKACKLMQGDDNRRLDQRVSDIQYLKKELELQLEEIIVETDVLIALQSRVVKALEACKEPLTVTTLCLEERMKRFPSDRLRDDVERELLKEKEVIEGAASLLQSVLEQITEQIRLNRSAKYHLEKDLKEKSKAQCIDNSCALRTTNTINNLQITNTELPSLTVTPKQWEKISDLNIAKAVQQKTNSVSLRAQVESVLEQTATDMQKQVRDTAAALQLNIQKIKSAKSQMEDKLTKILSEFASQQRIPEDLQVAITNSEQALSLAQARLALRRQRPGKEQCHDPAQSQLLAEVQQLTTHINKLREAASQSEEEQRALVRCQLELQESIEIKANSLYIDEVICTQHREPIIIHNF
- the tekt1 gene encoding tektin-1 isoform X2, with amino-acid sequence MSVPDRSSRQGVGPSLVNIDAVQNHSKLFRADCMRLMQQADKACKLMQGDDNRRLDQRVSDIQYLKKELELQLEEIIVETDVLIALQSRVVKALEACKEPLTVTTLCLEERLRDDVERELLKEKEVIEGAASLLQSVLEQITEQIRLNRSAKYHLEKDLKEKSKAQCIDNSCALRTTNTINNLQITNTELPSLTVTPKQWEKISDLNIAKAVQQKTNSVSLRAQVESVLEQTATDMQKQVRDTAAALQLNIQKIKSAKSQMEDKLTKILSEFASQQRIPEDLQVAITNSEQALSLAQARLALRRQRPGKEQCHDPAQSQLLAEVQQLTTHINKLREAASQSEEEQRALVRCQLELQESIEIKANSLYIDEVICTQHREPIIIHNF